In the genome of Myroides phaeus, one region contains:
- a CDS encoding TPM domain-containing protein — protein sequence MATISDFLSTADENEIIKAIEQAEKNTSGEIRVHIETSTKKEAMQRAQEVFFELDMNKTSQQNGVLFYICINSKAFVILGDKAIDEKVKNENFWEGTKELVINHFKQGLYKQGLIYGILKAGSKLKVYFPSQGDNKNELPNEISKA from the coding sequence ATGGCTACGATCTCTGATTTTTTATCTACTGCAGATGAAAATGAAATCATAAAAGCTATAGAGCAAGCAGAAAAAAATACTTCAGGCGAAATAAGAGTTCACATAGAAACTTCTACTAAAAAAGAAGCTATGCAAAGAGCGCAGGAAGTATTTTTTGAATTAGACATGAATAAAACATCACAACAAAATGGTGTTTTGTTTTATATCTGTATCAACTCAAAAGCTTTCGTAATCTTAGGAGATAAAGCAATAGACGAGAAAGTCAAAAACGAAAACTTTTGGGAAGGAACTAAAGAACTTGTTATTAATCACTTTAAACAGGGATTATATAAACAAGGACTTATATATGGCATCCTTAAAGCAGGTAGTAAATTAAAAGTGTATTTCCCTTCACAAGGAGATAACAAAAACGAATTACCAAACGAAATTTCAAAAGCATAG
- a CDS encoding MerR family transcriptional regulator encodes MELNLPDKRYYSIGELAKAFNVNASLLRFWEKEFDIIKPKKNAKGNRMFTPQDVENLQLIYHLVKERGFTLDGAKDYLKSKPKEIADNFEIIKKLEGIKNALINIKNEL; translated from the coding sequence ATGGAATTAAATTTACCTGACAAACGTTATTACAGCATTGGAGAGCTTGCAAAAGCTTTTAATGTAAATGCTTCCTTATTGCGCTTTTGGGAAAAAGAATTTGATATAATCAAGCCAAAGAAAAATGCTAAGGGAAACCGTATGTTCACTCCTCAAGATGTTGAGAACTTACAATTAATCTATCACCTTGTGAAAGAAAGAGGATTTACTCTTGATGGTGCAAAAGATTACCTTAAAAGCAAACCAAAAGAAATTGCAGACAATTTCGAAATTATAAAAAAGTTAGAGGGAATTAAGAATGCCCTTATTAATATTAAAAATGAACTTTAA
- a CDS encoding LemA family protein yields MKKALVPIVVLVVIFIGLFSYGVGIKNNALELTQTEQKQWADVQTAYQRRNDLIGNLVKTVQGAANFEKSTLESVINARANATKVTIDPTNMTPENFEQFNKAQSQLSSSLSKLLVVSENYPELKSNTNFLKLQDEIASTENTIQTQRIRFNDAVMNYNNYVLRFPNSVFAGMFGYKEKSFFNAVEGAEKPVEVNFEF; encoded by the coding sequence ATGAAAAAAGCTTTAGTACCTATCGTCGTATTAGTTGTAATCTTTATCGGTCTATTTAGTTATGGAGTTGGTATCAAAAACAACGCTTTAGAATTAACACAAACAGAACAAAAACAATGGGCTGATGTTCAAACAGCTTACCAAAGAAGAAACGACCTTATCGGTAACCTTGTGAAAACTGTACAAGGGGCAGCTAATTTTGAAAAAAGCACTTTAGAAAGCGTTATTAATGCTCGTGCTAATGCTACTAAAGTAACTATTGACCCAACAAATATGACTCCTGAAAACTTTGAGCAATTCAATAAAGCACAAAGTCAGTTATCTTCAAGTCTTTCAAAGTTATTAGTGGTTTCTGAAAACTATCCTGAATTAAAGTCAAATACTAACTTCTTGAAATTACAAGATGAAATTGCAAGTACAGAAAATACTATTCAAACTCAAAGAATACGTTTTAACGATGCAGTAATGAATTACAATAACTATGTATTAAGATTCCCTAATTCTGTTTTCGCTGGTATGTTTGGCTATAAAGAAAAATCTTTCTTTAATGCTGTTGAAGGTGCTGAGAAACCAGTAGAAGTTAACTTTGAATTTTAA
- a CDS encoding M23 family metallopeptidase has protein sequence MAKVKYYYDPEKLAFLKIRPKKFKQISNIFLFILSAAIFGVLGLFVMINTNILQTPKEKKQERELAEFKTNYVLLNKKLDLVAEVLDELEVRDNDIYRAYFNTSPIPEEQRKSGLGGINRYRSFVGLNNEKLLTETNMKIDQLTKQVAIQSESLDDIIELAKKKEEFLASIPAIQPVKNEDLKRMASGYGYRSDPFTKIKKFHAGMDFSAEIGTPIFATGNGKIIRANNELSGYGNLIEIDHGYGYLTRYAHLSKYNARAGQTVKRGDIIGYVGSSGRSSGPHLHYEVHYLGNVVNPLNYYYGEISAKEFELMAQEANQENQSLD, from the coding sequence ATGGCTAAGGTAAAATATTATTACGACCCCGAAAAATTAGCGTTCCTAAAAATACGCCCAAAAAAGTTCAAACAAATAAGTAATATTTTCTTATTTATCTTGTCTGCAGCTATTTTTGGTGTTTTAGGCCTATTTGTCATGATCAATACAAACATATTACAAACGCCTAAAGAAAAAAAGCAAGAAAGAGAACTTGCTGAGTTTAAAACAAATTATGTTCTACTAAATAAAAAATTAGACCTTGTAGCTGAAGTTCTTGATGAATTAGAAGTTAGAGACAACGATATTTACCGTGCTTATTTTAATACTTCACCAATTCCTGAAGAACAACGAAAATCGGGCTTAGGAGGAATAAACAGATATCGTTCTTTTGTTGGCTTAAATAATGAAAAACTCTTAACAGAAACAAATATGAAGATTGATCAGCTAACAAAACAAGTTGCTATTCAATCTGAATCGTTAGATGACATCATCGAGTTAGCTAAAAAGAAAGAAGAATTTCTCGCTTCTATTCCTGCAATTCAACCTGTAAAAAATGAAGATTTGAAAAGAATGGCTTCAGGTTATGGATACCGAAGTGACCCTTTTACAAAGATTAAAAAATTCCACGCTGGTATGGATTTTTCTGCAGAAATAGGCACTCCTATTTTCGCAACAGGAAATGGAAAAATAATTAGAGCTAATAATGAATTATCAGGATATGGTAATCTTATTGAAATAGACCACGGTTATGGATACTTAACAAGATATGCCCACTTAAGCAAATATAATGCAAGAGCTGGACAAACCGTTAAACGTGGAGACATAATCGGATACGTAGGTAGTAGTGGTCGTAGTTCAGGACCACACTTACACTATGAAGTACATTATTTAGGAAATGTAGTAAACCCTCTTAATTACTATTACGGCGAAATTTCAGCTAAAGAATTTGAGCTTATGGCACAAGAGGCTAACCAAGAAAATCAATCACTTGACTAA